The segment TCCACCACTTCCAACGTGCTTTCGTTCTGTGTCGACTCGTGTGTGCGTGCGTACGTACCTCGATCGGCATGGAGCGCagcgcagcagcaacagcaacacccGCGCGCGTCACGTGCATGCACTTCAATCTCGATCGGGAATTTTAATTCTACTATACAACAAGCGCACACAAGATTGAATTTTGAAACCCCTCCTGGCTCCGATCCGGCCGGCGGCCGGCATATCAATGTTGCACTACTGCTCCCCTCCTCCCCCTCCGTGTCGTCATTGATCGTCGTCCGTCGTCGAGCCGGCCGGCAGCGGCGGCAATCATATGGCAGCCAGGAGCAGAGATTCGCCATGCATCGCATGCATGGACCATGCATGGATGACGATCGAGGTTATTATGTTGCATGCAGAGTCGACGACGGAGAAGAGAAGAACGAATCATTTGCAGTCACGCAAGCAAGCGTATCGTACGTAAGGGACGGAGGAATGGAGGCGCCCGATGGATATGATCCCTGGGGCGGCGACGCGCGGTCGGACGAGGCCGTCGGGATGCCGCCAGGAGGCGGAGCGCGCGCACgtccgtcgtcgatcatattcaTAGGGAACGCGTGAGGCCGAGCGGCACATTTACTCTACTCGTGCACGGGGCGGTTTAATACGCCCCCCCTGGGCTACATACCACTGCTACATCCATCATggatgacgacgacgatgcGCGTGCTACGTAGTACGTATACTACTCAGGTGATGCACCCAAAGCCTTAAAATTTTACAAGATTctacatcacatcgaatctgcttgtggcacatgcataaagcattaaatataaataaaaaaataactaattgcacagttacctgtaaatcgtgaaacgaatcttttaagcttagttactctatgattggataatgtttgtcaaataaaaacgaaagtgctacagtgttaaaatccaaaaactttttaaatctaaacaaggcctcaatcagCTGGgagcttttattttattttattttattttattttattctgACGAGATTCAGTTAGACGGAGACGCTACATACATAAGTACTATATGCTTATCTTTATGAATATACGTACGCACATTGTATCCCTATGCACATCTGATGAACTGAGTTGGATCGGCAAATCTCGAGATTGACAAAGTCACCATAGGTGTCTCACTGTCGATGGACATGTCGCCTACCACTGAAAGCATAGCGCTGTTAAATTCTagaataaatttagaaaaatacAAACACTCGTATTAAGTTGAGAACTTAAATTTATGTAGATAAGTTCCAACACTAGAAATCCAACCAGCTGATCCATGATTAATTCGCAGCTGGGAGCTACTAGTGGACTGTGGACTCATGCATCTATCTGTCATCGTCACCCCCGGCCGTTTCATTTCTGTTGGTACTAGCTGTGTGCACGTGTCTTCATTGGCTTGGTCTTAGCCGTTTGGCTGCAGGCCGGATCGATTGGGAGCGCACCAACGCATGTGTTCAATTCAATTCAATTCAACCCATCACGATTCACCAACGTCTAGGATCGAGCCGAGATCGAATTGTTGGCGATCCTCGCGCCATGATTTAATATTTTGTTGATTTGGttaaaaagttatggctaaaagaattatttattaatttattataatAAAAAAACATCGTTAAATCTATCCTACTAATGCACTAACCTTTTCATTGCTTAGTCCACCCCATATAACCTCCCCCGCTGAGAGAGCTCTTCTTCATGCactcttgaaaatctatctagaAAAATAACTCTATAAAAATCAACCATCCAGATTGATTCTTAATATTCTCTCTCTTTACTCACTCAGATCCGACGACCACGATGGCATGTATGGTCCTCCTCAGCCCTCGGCCATCTATCGCGCCTGCAAGGCCGCCGCCAAATTAACGCGGCCTCTCGCCTAAAGAAATCGCGGCCATCTTCCTTGGCGCTACGTCGGGCAGTCACCGTGCAGCCCCTACGCCTCTATCGCCGTGCAGCAACCACGCGAGTCCACTCCGGTGGCTTCAGTTGTTGACCACGCTGGCGATAGATCAGCCAACGGCCGCTTCACCTCCACCGCAAGCAGCAGGGGAGAAGGAGgccgtgcgtccggtggcttcagTTATCAGCAACGCCAGCGGCAGATCAGCCAACGCTCGCTCCACCGCAGACTATGTCTCAATCTTCATTGCCCTCGACGGCACTGACGGCAAATTAGCCACTAAAAGACGAACCTGTCAAAGCACGAGTTAGTTTCAGTTTGTTTGATGGCTGCTGTTGCTACCACGCGAGGTCTGTGGTAATCAGTGGCAGATGTGAGTATTCTTTGAAACTTGAACTGAAATCTGACATGTGCGTTGGCAAGCAGATGGTGATCGCTTGTGCATGGCATTGTCGATGATTCAATAAAATATATGCTTAGAATCTGCTAACAAACTATTTAGATTCTAACTATAAACTATATAAAAAAATCTGTGCCCTGTGATATGCTGCTGCATTGCAAGTGGtagatttgatatcaccaattTATTGATTGCTCAAACTGGACATGCCAGATAAGTTTCATGAGTATGTGTTTTACTGATTTAGTTTGCAAGATTGGTAATTATGGACTTCTgaacttaaaaagaaaatacacGATGTCTACACTGAATGAAAAATTGAAATTCATAAAACTTATTCTGCAGTGATTCTTTTTAAGTGCACCCCTAAAATGAAGTCGTGGCACGccacgggcactatactagtaGTTAGTAAATTCAGCAGATAACTCAATGGCACTGAGACCTGTCTCCGGGGAATCTACCGGCGATGCTGCCGTGCTGGACTAGTACCGCCTATATACGTATATTTGTTCAGTGTACACGCTACACGTATGTACCCGAGCTCAAACATTAATACGCGCAGGAGCAggcggggccggccggcccaatAAACGTGGAGGGAAAAACGAAAACGTGCCAGAGCAGACCACGCAACTTTGCAAGCAAACATGcaaccctttttttttttctcaaaaccaaaaagaaaaacacacgCACACGTAGTACTGTAGTTCAGGACTCATTTCAGCGGTGCCCTTGGCTTTCGCGTGCGAGTTTGAACTTTCAGGGCTAGCTGTGCACACTGTTGTACTGTCTCTCCCTTCTCGCCCAGCCATGGCCGGTTCAAACCTCCCACCAGGTCTTGGCGCTGCTGGCCACGCCGGCGACGCGAAGAACTGCGCTGCACCGCACGGCGGCCGGCGGGCCAGAGTACCGGCGGCCGCGCATTCAAGCGGCGTCCCAAAGCCACCGTACCGGAAGCTGAATCCAATCCAAGACCGGATTCCCTTCCCCTCAGCCACCAGGACCAACAAcgccggccgcggccgcgcGGTGTCCGTCACGCGACCACCGTATCGCTGCCCGTTGCCGCAATTACTCCCCGGTCGAGGGGCGGGACACCACACCATGCTGCCATTCAAGCATCCAGCTTGTGATTGTGAACTGCCTCGTACTCCCCCGCTCTCCATTAACCAGTGGGATCacctgttattattattattgtcattattagatttttttttaaaaaaaaaacaagtggGATCACCAGCTACAAGCCTACAACAACACGCCAACGGTCTGGTCCCGACAAGATCAACAAGAAATACGGTTGCAGCATCGCCGCGCCGTCTCGTTTCATCTCGACAGCCGTGCAATCTTTACTACAGTTACAGCACAgtcaaaagaaaaaggagaattACATTCCAAATGCGACGAGTATTTCTTCCAACAAGATAAAATGCATCGCAGCATTGGCAGCAAGGCAGTGAATCATACAATTGATCATCACCATCATTTTATTATTCAGTAACTCAACAACAGCAGTTGCGATAAAATAATAATCTCACTTTGTCTGCTCCGCTAAACAGTCCGTTACAACCAAACACAATGTTCAAATGTCTACCAAAAACTGCTAAAACAGAATAGCGACAACTATGGACTATCGACGACGAATGGTTTTAACATAATCTCTTTCACCAATGGGTGCTACAAGTAACAACAAACAAACAGCATGTGCGTCCCGGGGATTCTCTCTCATATTCTCAACTCCTCTATAGTGTTAGGCTTGTTCCAAGACTTGCCCTGGTAGGATTTCTGTTTCATCCTCCGCTCTGATATGTAGTCTGCCTCCTCCTGGAAGGGGTTCGGCCCGCCAAAGTCTTGCTTTGATTTCCGTACTTTCTTTGTCTTCCCTTTGTCGTACTCCTCGTCCCTGTAAAAAGAGGCCAGGTTAACATAAGCTCAATTTAAGTATTTGTTCCCTTCAGAAATGGTGAAGTCCAAAGTACATGTCTGACGTTTCAAACATGAATACAAGACATGACAGACTATTAGTAGATGTATTCACAATAAACTGTAGAAGATAAAAGCTCACCACTCATCTAAGATGTAACCAATGCTCTTGCGTTTGGAGTGTTGGCCCGCAGCAACCTTTGTATTTGGCACGTCTACATCATCCCAGCACGGAACTGGCAATCAAGCAAATATACAAATCACAGGTTAGAATTGATGGCGCAACAGTACATTTCATTTCATCTCTAGAATAGAATGTGCATCTGCAAAGAGAAGATGAGCTAACCAGTAGCTTCCATCAGGTCCGTTGCACGAATACTGACAGGCTGGGCTGCTACCAACTTAGCACCTATGGAAGAGCTTGGATCAGACTTTGGAATGTCAGCACTGCTAGAAGGTGCACTTGTGCCAGCACCAACACTAGCTCCATCAACCTTCTGCTTGTTTTTGGAGGACTGGGTGTCATCTTTGGACCTTGCACTAGCATGTGATCGTTTCTGACGGCTGGAGGTACATTCTACAGTTTCAGAGCGTGCAGTGGCCGATGTTGATGTCAGCTGCTCATTCAAACAAGATACATTTGCTGCGTCCTTGCAACCTACAACACGTCTTACAGTTCTACTTCTCTTATGTTTCGCTTTCTTCCCTGGCTTTCGCGAAGTGAACAACAGTTGTCTGGACCCTAACCACATGTTCACAACAGGGTACCTCACAAGCTTCTTCGACGACTTCACATTCACCTTTTTCGCTGTAGTTCCATTGCATGAAGCAGCCACAGCAACCTGCATAATACCACCAGAGCTGATCTCTACTCCACAGTCTGCTTGAGCAATTACTGGCGCAATATTGTTCTGTATACAGACACATGCAACAAATATAACAAAAATCAGCTTATGTTTAACAAAATTGTGGTACTATTATGTAAATTCATCTACAAAGGAGCACAGCGAGGGAGGAAAAGTGGGGCGCTACCTGACTCATAGGAAGTGCCTTCGAGATTTCATTAGCTTGATCCACAGATTCTGGAAAGTTCCTTGCTTTCTCACTGGAAGTGAGACATCCAATGCCAGGCACAACACCATTTGAAACAACAGAATCCTGGAATTTTCACGAAACAAAATAAGCTATGAATCCTTcaaaaattattttaaaaaaacataCAGACCATCATACAGACCTTCTTTGATAAAGACCGTGCAGCAAACTCTGCAGCTGTGCCATTTACATGGGGAGCTACCTCGGAAAATGGAGTTGTTTGAGGCTGAGAAGTCAGTTTGTCTGCCTTGGACAATGTAGCGGCACCATTAGCAATGGCAGAGACAACAGAAGTATCTTTCCCCGCACCAGCCTTAGGTTCCATCTCCTGCGAGGGCTTCCCAACAACTGTTTGTTCACCACAAGTATTTGTAAATGGTGCAGGTTGGTGGGAGGAAGCTGTCTCCTGACTATTTACATCAAACTGCATCGGTTTAGTTCGCAAGGTACCACCATCATTTTGAGTTCCAGGGGCTTGTCTGGAAGGCAGGGCATTGTTTTGAGAGGCTGGAGCATCTTCAGCTTTGACCTCATTCTTTGAACAATGGCCTGTTGTAGTCTTGCTGAAAATTGTAGAGTAGCCAATGATTGTGTTGTGCGCCTTATCGCCAAACCGAGACACACCATTCAAATTTTGTGCTTTTACGCTGCTTTGGGTAATACCATTCAGACTTGAGATCTTTTCAGGGGTTTTCTTCATGGGCAAATTAGCAGTGATGTTCTCTTTGTGGGCCACTGACTTTCCAATACTGTTACGTACATAAAATAACATATAAGCCTTTTGCTTCAATACGTCTGCCTCACGAACTTGGCGCACCTGCAGTTGATGCCCATAAGTATCAGTGTGAGGAAAAACTAGAGTCTGCCAAAGGGCACAAAGTGAAAGTAGCACACATGACACAATGTAGCTCAACATATGATACAATTATTCTCTCATTTGTTGCCAATCTAACCAATGGTTCTTCTCCATCGAAATGAACAAAACTAATGTATCAAGACAGGATAGTAGGTGAGATCAATGACAGGCAACCACAAATAAATCTATGGTAACACTTTCCAAAACCCCTAAACCAAGAATTTGGCTAACTTTCATGAGCAACATTAAATCCCATGCAGATCCGCAGGTCCCTAATCTCACCCCTCTGCCAATCTCCGCACGTCCGCGGCTCTGCTTGTCCCCTCCTCTCTCCAGGCAGCACCTGCTCAATCCACTTCATCACCCTTAGTGCCTAGGTCTTCCCTTCGCTCTGCTCTGTTGCCAGTGCTTCCTCTACTCTAGCACTTGTTTGAGTTTGGCTTGGCTTGGCTCTGCTTAATCTTACAGCTTGACTAGTTGTGCTTGGCTCTTCTCTGCTCAGCAGCCAACAAGGCAACAACAGAGTGGAGAGAGTCCAGCCACATATAATCCCAGGAATGATCCAAAACGAAGACCACTAAACTCGAAAGATCCAAGATGGGATTATGGCTATTGGGCAGACCCTAAGGAGCGAGATAAGGTAACATGCTAGCTTTGCAACAAGAGGACTCTAGGAGGAATTATAAGGTTTAAGAAACATCTAGCTGGTGGCTATGGAGATGTGATTCCATGTCCAGAGGCTGACACTGAACTACGGACAAAGATGGGAGAATACTTGGGTGCTGCTAACAATGCTAATGAGTTTGATGACGACAACGGATATTGAAAGATGAGTGCCAAGAGTTGGGTGCTGATTGTTGAAAAGTTCCATGTGTCCTGTAATAGAGGGTGTGGTTCACTTCATTCTCCTTTTTGACGGGCATGCAAACACGCACCACATATTGTTCCTTCTACCATGCTGTGTGCATGCTGCTGCACCATAGAGTGAGCGTTTGATTGGCCAAGCGCGGATGACAGATGGCTGAATAAACGcgtgaacaaaaaaaaacagctgCACTGCCATCAACACACAGTAAACGAGTTGTTAGATAGAGTAAAAGTCCTTCTTGGTCTTTCTATGGAAGGGAGTTGCGCCTTCTATAGCAGGATAGAAGGAGTACTTATTACCTTATTTTGTAATGTGGTCTGGAATTGTGGGCTACTATTAATCTTGTGACTACTTACTACCTTAGTTTGTTTTAGGATATATCTATGGTGTCGCTTCACCACATGCCCTATGTGGCTAGCCGTTGTGAGGGGGTGGGTCACCACTTGTCGACCTGACGCCTTAAGAACCATGGAGATAATAGTATATTCTTGAAGAGCAACAAACTAAATAAAACTCGCTGCTTTGAAGAGAATTTGGAGGATTCAATAACAAATTAAATTGATGTATGCACTGTGTGAGACATCAATGAAGCTTTCAAAAGGAAGAGAATAAAATTGTAGAGCAGACAAACTTTGTAGTGTCCATGGAGCTAGAGGACTtaaacatgaaaaaaaaaatctctttaGTAGTTTGATATATGTTAATTACATGGATACTAAATGAGTGTTCAAAGTATAATATAGTAGTAGCACTGTGAACTACAAACAGAATGAGCAAAACTTCATGGAAAGACTAATGTCATACTAGACCTTGTTATCATCAAGATTGTGCCACATCCCGCTGGATGTACGAACGAAGCAATAGTAATGACCTGATTGAGTGTTCCAACCTGTATGGACTAGGACACCATAAAGGCTGTATTTAAAATCTGTACCCTGCACCAATAATCAAGATGAATGATAATACTATGAGAATCAAGATGAAAATGCTAGAGAGAAGTTAATTGAAAGCATACAACATAAAGCAAGAATTTCAAAACAAACTACTCACTTTAGAGTCACTAACAAATGGTTTCAAATCGAGACTTGGTTGGAAGTCCACTTTTTTGTCAATCTTCTCACGAGGATTGAAAGGGCTGAAGCGCTTCAGATGAATTGTCAAGACATTGGGTGCCTTATCAATGGTAAACCGTTTCTTTGCTACAACTTTCTGCCTGCAGCGTTCACACTGGTATTGCTTTTGACCCCCGTCTAGTAGCTCATCCTCAGTAAAATTTTCAAGTGCCCGCACTAAAGTGGTGGCCTTGGCAATATCAAGACTGAGGTCCAAGAAAGGATCAAATTTATTGGAGCAATGTGAGCAACGCGTGCATTTGACCTGTAAGCACATATAAGGTGACCAACTAGTGATGAGGGAATGCGGACTCTTCTGCCAGCTAAGGGATCAATTTCAAGAATGCACAGAGCATACCTGACTTCTAAGGCGACCACCAAATATTTTGTGAACTAAGCTTTTGTCATAAGCACTTTGAGACTCACTCGGTACCCCAGAAGGTAAACAGCATTTATGCATGGATTCAAGCAAATTAACCATTAACTCATGTGCATCTTCTTGTCTTGAATTGCGGAAAGTGCGAGAAATGCCTATTTTGCAGTTAAAGATCACATTCTGGTTATTGAATAAAAGCAAGACTGCAGAATCACGtaaatttaaaatgatttcaatCATTTTAATTCACAGAGAAGATAAAAGGATACAGCGCAAGTTCTTGACAATACGAAATGGTGTCACTATTTTTCCAGTTGATTCTAGAGCAGTCTTGACATGGTTCTGAAGAGCACATAATGCGCAAAATCCAGATGCGCGACCTTCAGGGGAAGAGAGAATAAATTAGCAACAACAATAAAACAACTACCTCAGTGCAAAAATAAGAGTAGATTTTTGCTTGTTTAACAAGCTTCAGAGTAGAGAAAAGAACTTTAAGTTTCCTAAAAAGCCTGTGTCATGAAAACCAGTAGCATCATTTCTACTCCATATAGACATGCATCATGGTCATGGAACAACAGCTCAATTGTAGCAGTTATGGTGATTTACAACAGATCAGTAAGAGTTTCGATACTAGTGGTACTTTCCACTATACAAACATACAGGAAAGGATACCGTTTGTCATGCCATGAGAAATCTGGGCACAGAAATAATGATTAAGCATCAGATAGCAGATTTCCACAGTGCAGAtacaagtgcaaagaattgtctGGCTGCCTTACTATCTCATAACTAAATAGGGGACAAGTAACAAGTTTACAACaagtaacttgaatactttgatgCATCatgtatatacaaaaaataccaCCCCACTAGTGaatacacatacacacactcagCTTCAAGAAATAGATCCTGTATTAATTTGAGCAACATCAAATACAGTATTAGCGGTATGACTGATTTGGAAATACAGGAAGAGCAATCAACTCATTACACATGAGACTTGGTCAACTTTGAATCCTGAACAATGAGTatagtggattgaatacatccAACTAGAGGAAACACAAAAAAGTAACATTCCAGTATGAACTTAATACTTTGTTCATTGTACGTGGCTTATCAGATAGCCAGAAATAGGACTGGGGATCTCAAAATGTACTAACTACGATTGATATTACGTACAATGTCCAGGCTAGTGAATAACTTCACGGTAGTCTTTTTTGAAGAGTGGGCTTCTTATCCATCATTGTCATTAAAAgacaacttttcagttttcaccCCAAGCTGCAAAAACTTGCAGCTCTAAACTTGGATCAACCATTAGAGAAAGTTCCATGCATGATATGTGATTGCATCTTAGTTGGCTGAACAAGATCCAGGCTGAAGAAATGGTGAAATTGGGCAGTGGAGTAAAAACGAATAACATTGTCCCGTTTGAGTCTTGGCAATGAAGGATTAGAGGTACTCTTTGTCTTTGGTGTCACACCAATAAATGACAATAGTACATGAAATTGGTTTAGCTTAACTTCCAGCTGCATATAATATTCAGTTCAGTTACTGCTGCCTCTGAAATCCACAAGCTCATATGTAACATTGTCGTCTGACATAATGTGTCGAACTGGTTCGTTGACAGTACCAACAGCACTTACATGAGGACTTGTGCTTCCCGCTCTGCAGATAGGCTGCGAACGGCTCCGTGTACGTCAAGCATTGCAGAACTGAGTTGAGGTAGCAGGTATTCCCAAGATTTTCCAAACCAGCACCCTGCAAGACATAAGGAACTAAAATTTACAAACCATTCTCCACGACACTAAAACCTGAAGAAATGACCATGATGTGAACAAAACAAACACTTTGAATAACTATAAAATAACCAAAAATCCCAGCTACTTTTAATTTCAGTTACCCAAATTGACAGCTCTAGGGGCAACCGAAACAGGCACTGCTACTGTGCCACCCAAACCCCTACAAAAACTGAAAGCTTAATAGTCCAAATCCTCAAAGACAACAACTTTGGGCACTCACAATTCTCCCTAGGTAGATCCTGGCGACGCTGAGCTCCGGATCAATCCCGCCGGCGTCCGCCTTCTCCGACCTCGTCGCCTCCCCCtcgctgctcccaaccgccgcCCCGGCCCCCGCCTTACCAGCGGCGTCAGGGTTCAGCGTCTCCATACGGAACCCGCCTCCGCCCACCGCCACAGAGGCATGCGGCCTCCGCGCGGGGTGGAACTCAATCCGCCGGTGCAGCACCCCCtcgggcgccgccgccgtcgaaacCTCCGCCATTCTTAGGGTTTCTCACCACAGCGGGAGCAGCGCAGAGCCACGAGACCGGGCAGGAAGGCGATTAGCACTTCAATGAATTTCTGGTGGAATTCTGCCGGATTAAACCTTGCAAGGTCGATCGATAGGGAGGGGAAATTGGTGCGGCGcgctgtcttttttttttcttttttctggcCGCCGTTCGCGACGCGATGGCGGAAGAGagggggagctggaggtgcgaGGCGGAGCTAAAAACCCTATACCCCTAGCGAATGGACGACTGGGATCGGAGGGACAAGGGAGACAGGACGATCTGGACCGTTCAGATTTGAAGCACGTGGTTTTGCTTCTGACATACTGTGCAGTGGGCCCGTAGAGGAACGCGGAATATGAAGTGGGCTGCAGCTGC is part of the Sorghum bicolor cultivar BTx623 chromosome 10, Sorghum_bicolor_NCBIv3, whole genome shotgun sequence genome and harbors:
- the LOC8065417 gene encoding ubiquitin carboxyl-terminal hydrolase 23 — protein: MAEVSTAAAPEGVLHRRIEFHPARRPHASVAVGGGGFRMETLNPDAAGKAGAGAAVGSSEGEATRSEKADAGGIDPELSVARIYLGRIGAGLENLGNTCYLNSVLQCLTYTEPFAAYLQSGKHKSSCRASGFCALCALQNHVKTALESTGKIVTPFRIVKNLRCISRTFRNSRQEDAHELMVNLLESMHKCCLPSGVPSESQSAYDKSLVHKIFGGRLRSQVKCTRCSHCSNKFDPFLDLSLDIAKATTLVRALENFTEDELLDGGQKQYQCERCRQKVVAKKRFTIDKAPNVLTIHLKRFSPFNPREKIDKKVDFQPSLDLKPFVSDSKGTDFKYSLYGVLVHTGWNTQSGHYYCFVRTSSGMWHNLDDNKVRQVREADVLKQKAYMLFYVRNSIGKSVAHKENITANLPMKKTPEKISSLNGITQSSVKAQNLNGVSRFGDKAHNTIIGYSTIFSKTTTGHCSKNEVKAEDAPASQNNALPSRQAPGTQNDGGTLRTKPMQFDVNSQETASSHQPAPFTNTCGEQTVVGKPSQEMEPKAGAGKDTSVVSAIANGAATLSKADKLTSQPQTTPFSEVAPHVNGTAAEFAARSLSKKDSVVSNGVVPGIGCLTSSEKARNFPESVDQANEISKALPMSQNNIAPVIAQADCGVEISSGGIMQVAVAASCNGTTAKKVNVKSSKKLVRYPVVNMWLGSRQLLFTSRKPGKKAKHKRSRTVRRVVGCKDAANVSCLNEQLTSTSATARSETVECTSSRQKRSHASARSKDDTQSSKNKQKVDGASVGAGTSAPSSSADIPKSDPSSSIGAKLVAAQPVSIRATDLMEATVPCWDDVDVPNTKVAAGQHSKRKSIGYILDEWDEEYDKGKTKKVRKSKQDFGGPNPFQEEADYISERRMKQKSYQGKSWNKPNTIEELRI